TGCTGACGCCTGTGTCCAGGCCGGGGTGGAATGCCGCTTTGATTCCGTAGTCCAGAAGCTTTCCCGTGTAGATGGCGGCTGGGAGCTCAAGGTGGGCGTGGGTGATGAAGTGTTCGACCTGAAGTCCACGTTGGTTATTGATACTACGGGTCCTGGTGCAAAGCTTACCCGCGGCATCGAGTGCCTTCAGGGTATTGAATCTGGCGATACTGATCTGGAACCGGCCATTTTTGCTGTGGCAGAGGGTATTGAACACAGCCGTGAGCATATTGATCTGTTCTTTGGCAGTGAGTTCAAGGATGGCTACGGATGGATTTTCCCCCGCGATGGCAAGGAAGTGAACATTGGTCTTGTCTTGGGCAAGGATGTTAAGCTTGATAAGCCTATCCGCCAGATTCTGTTGGATTTTATAAAGAAGGATTACCCGAAGGCTACAATTAAGGCCATCTATGGCGGCAAGATTGCCTGCGGCCAGTCCGAAAAGCCCTTGGCCAAGTGCGGTTTGTTTAAGGCAGGCGATTCCGCCAGCTGCGTGAACCCCATTAGCCGTTCTGGCATTACGGAATCCTTGCTGTGCGGCAAGATTGTGGCAGAAGCTGCTCACAAGTGGCTTCAGGATTCTGGTGAAAATCGTGAGGCAATCGAAGCGGAGGTCTATACCCGCTGGATGGCTGAGATGGGCAACTCCCATAGGCAGATTGCTCGAGCCAAGGTTGGCTTTAACAAAATTACCGATGAACAGTTTGATAGGGCTGCCGAGAAACTGTCTAAGCTTCCCCGTGAAAAGCAGACTATATTCCGTATCTTCTTTACGGTTCTCTGGGCTTGCCCGTCCCTCATTTGGAAGATGCGTTCCTTCTTGCACTGGTAGGTTGACTGAGCATGTCTAGTATCGTAGAACGTCAGAATCTGATTCGCGAAAAGTTCGGGAGTTTTACCGATCCCGATGATAAGTGGAAGTTCCTGTTGGATCTGGCCAAGGCTCATCCTGGAATGGATGCAAGTCTCAAGGCTGAAAAGTTCATTATTGTTGGCTGTGCTTCTACCATGTACCTGGTTCCCAGCTTCGATGGCCAGGTAATCCATTTTGAGATGGACGTGGAAGGCGGTACCACGAATCCTCTGATCAGCCGCGGTCTTGGAGCCCTGGCTCTCAAGGTCTATAATGATATGGCTCCTGCTGAGATCCTTTCTATGGATCCGGCCTTCTTCCAGGATATCGGTTTGAACGTTGGCCTTTCTCCTACAAGATCCAACGGTTTTGCCAGCCTGATCAAGCAGATTTATTTGTACGCTAGGGTGTACTCAGCCCTTGCAAAGAAGTAATAACAAACGGAATAATAAAATGGCATTTAGTTTTTTGAATGGTAAGAGCCCCTTCGATGAGGCTGAAGAACGTCTTGAAGCTGGCGAAGTCGTTAACGGCAAGCCCAAGCTGCCTACTGCGCCTGTGATGGGCTGGCAGGATGGTGTTTTCCTCCTGGTCATTATCGGCTTGATTGTTGGTGGTTACCAGTACTACCAGTATGCCAAGCGCTCTAGCGCCGAAGCCTTTACTGCTTGCGATGCCCTGTATGTGGCCGCCGGTCAGGATGCTACCAAGTATGTCGAAGTAGAAAAGTGCTACGAGGCTACCTGGGATCTGGGCTTTGTAAGCGATTCCATGGAAGTCCTTCGCCAGAATCGTCTGGGCGAAATCGAAGACATGCGTAACCAGATGAAGGATCTTTATGCAAATGTCTCTGCTGCCTTGAACAAGCAGGACTCTGCTACCGCCCTGAAGATTGTCGGCGACTACAAGGGCGCTGTGCTTCTGTATGGTGGCGAAAAGGAAGAATGGGAAGAACTGGCTGTCATTGCCAAGTCTCGCACAGCCGAAGTTCCGGCTGCAGATAGCTCTGCTGCAAAGTAATTCCTTGTAATAGGTCAAAAGAAAGCCTCTCGGTTGAACCGGGAGGCTTCTTTTTTAAAGTTTTTCCAGGATAATCTCTCGCTCCGTTTCGGATAGAATATTGATGGTTATCCTATGGGTAATGCCTGGGTCGTTGTCTTCCAGACGCTCGGGCCATTCGATGAGGCTGATGCCTTGGGCGAGATAATCGGGGTCCAGACCGACTTCATAAAGGTCAGCGCCTCCTTCTAGGCGGTAAAGATCAAAGTGGAAAATGGGCGGGTTGTTGGGATACTCATGAAGAATTGTATAGGTGGGAGAGCAAACGGAACCGCTAAATCCAAGCCCTTTGCACACGCCGCGACTGATGACGGTCTTGCCAGCGCCAAGGTTTCCGTACATGGCAACCTTATCGCCTGGCTTCAGGGTCTTCCCGAATTCAATCGCCCAGTTGTAAGTATCTTCTTCTGATGTAAACTTCATATCAATTAACAAATAACAATTAACAATGAACAATGAACAATTTAGACAAAGGCGCTTCGCGCTCAATATAGAACGGCGAAGCCGTGATTACAATTAAAAATTAAGAATTAAAGATTAAAAATGTAGATAATGGCGCTTCGCGCTTATTATAAAACGGCGAAGCCGGATTATTATCATTTTTCATCCTTCATCCTTCATTATTTAAAGTTTGTCCTTGAACTGCTGGTAGGTGAACTTGTGAAGCAGGTGGAACTTGCCCTGTTCGTCGAACTTGCCGATGCTTGGATGACGAACACCATTAAAGAAGGTTGTCTTCACCATGGTGTAGTGGATCATGTCCTCGAAGATGATCTTTTCGCCTACTTCAAGGGGATGGTCAAAGGAGAAGTCGCCTAATTGGTCGCCAGCCAGGCAGGAATTGCCTGCTAGTTTGTACGTAAACTTCTTTTCGCCGGGCATGCCTGCTCCGGTAATGGCGGGGCGATAGGGCATTTCGAGGCAGTCGGGCATGTGGTCGCTGATGGAAACGTTCAGTACGGCGATATCCATTTCGTTGTGGACGATGTCGCCGACGGAAGCCACCAGTTCACCGGTCTGCCAACCTACGGCTTCGCCCGGTTCCATGATGACGGTCAGGTGGGGGTAGCGGGCCATGAAGTCTTTCAGGATGCGCACCAGTTCGTCGCGGTGGTAATCCTTACGGGTGATATGGTGCCCGCCGCCGAAGTTCACCCATTTCATCTGGGGGAGGTACTTCCCGAAGTGCTGCTCGAAGGCGGCGAGGACGCCTTCCAAGGCGTCCGCATCCTGTTCACAGAGGGCGTGGAAGTGCAAACCTTCGATTCCGTCCAAAAGTTCCGGCTTGAATTCGGCCTCGGTAACGCCCAGACGGCTGAACTTGCCACAGGGATTGTAGAGGTCCGTGTCTACCGTAGAGAACTGGGGGTTCACGCGGATGCCTGCGGAGACACCTGCCTTAAGGGTCTTTTCCTTGAAACGCTGCCACTGGCTAAAGCTGTTGAAACTGATGTGGCCTGCGTAGGAGAGAATTTCGTCGATTTCGTCGTCTTCGTATACCGGGGCGAAGACATGGACTTCCTTTCCCATTTCTTCTTTTGCGAGCCTAGCCTCGTTCAGGGAGCTTGCTGTTGCCCCTGCCAGGTATTGGCCGACCAGGGGGAAAGATCTCCAAAAGCTGTAGCCTTTCAGGGCGCAGATGATCTTTACGCCTGTTTTTTTCTGAATATCGTCAAGAATTTCCATATTTCGGCGAAGACGGGCTTCGTCCAAAACATAGCAGGGGGAAGGAACTTGGGTATAATCGAGCATAAATCCAAAGATAGCCTTTTTTTTACGTTTTTCTCAACCTTTTT
This DNA window, taken from Fibrobacter sp., encodes the following:
- a CDS encoding NAD(P)/FAD-dependent oxidoreductase, producing MSFFASNQYDVVVCGAGPAGLMAACTLGRLTAGARRVLLLDKKEPWKEPIFCAEAVSARRFRALWPIDPSFVRGNLSGIYFTSPKRFKAEFYSKDCGLQLNRAVFHKSIADACVQAGVECRFDSVVQKLSRVDGGWELKVGVGDEVFDLKSTLVIDTTGPGAKLTRGIECLQGIESGDTDLEPAIFAVAEGIEHSREHIDLFFGSEFKDGYGWIFPRDGKEVNIGLVLGKDVKLDKPIRQILLDFIKKDYPKATIKAIYGGKIACGQSEKPLAKCGLFKAGDSASCVNPISRSGITESLLCGKIVAEAAHKWLQDSGENREAIEAEVYTRWMAEMGNSHRQIARAKVGFNKITDEQFDRAAEKLSKLPREKQTIFRIFFTVLWACPSLIWKMRSFLHW
- a CDS encoding SufE family protein, with product MSSIVERQNLIREKFGSFTDPDDKWKFLLDLAKAHPGMDASLKAEKFIIVGCASTMYLVPSFDGQVIHFEMDVEGGTTNPLISRGLGALALKVYNDMAPAEILSMDPAFFQDIGLNVGLSPTRSNGFASLIKQIYLYARVYSALAKK
- the nspC gene encoding carboxynorspermidine decarboxylase, with the translated sequence MLDYTQVPSPCYVLDEARLRRNMEILDDIQKKTGVKIICALKGYSFWRSFPLVGQYLAGATASSLNEARLAKEEMGKEVHVFAPVYEDDEIDEILSYAGHISFNSFSQWQRFKEKTLKAGVSAGIRVNPQFSTVDTDLYNPCGKFSRLGVTEAEFKPELLDGIEGLHFHALCEQDADALEGVLAAFEQHFGKYLPQMKWVNFGGGHHITRKDYHRDELVRILKDFMARYPHLTVIMEPGEAVGWQTGELVASVGDIVHNEMDIAVLNVSISDHMPDCLEMPYRPAITGAGMPGEKKFTYKLAGNSCLAGDQLGDFSFDHPLEVGEKIIFEDMIHYTMVKTTFFNGVRHPSIGKFDEQGKFHLLHKFTYQQFKDKL
- the tsaE gene encoding tRNA (adenosine(37)-N6)-threonylcarbamoyltransferase complex ATPase subunit type 1 TsaE; the protein is MKFTSEEDTYNWAIEFGKTLKPGDKVAMYGNLGAGKTVISRGVCKGLGFSGSVCSPTYTILHEYPNNPPIFHFDLYRLEGGADLYEVGLDPDYLAQGISLIEWPERLEDNDPGITHRITINILSETEREIILEKL